One window from the genome of Cryptomeria japonica chromosome 6, Sugi_1.0, whole genome shotgun sequence encodes:
- the LOC131876538 gene encoding uncharacterized protein LOC131876538 yields the protein MDATNSAMGDPLILNGLIDMLKNGQGQQITMMVHEAISKVTPSSMNLVGMKDLAVPSTTSTVVPNDISRITPTNTNVLDVGSVRILPPTTEQVSLRSLIDSQSRVLRLLPDTPENVPTKQEILVQIQLWERALLESAGPTSDEQVHQFQKEASEDDLKYSLLHGSQGLGQHLVDRGEILVSGHEFEEAQQLN from the exons ATGGATGCTACCAATTCTGCTATGGGGGATCCTCTGATCTTAAATGGTTTGATTGATATGTTAAAAAATGGACAAGGGCAACAAATTACTATGATGGTGCATGAG GCAATCTCAAAAGTAACTCCATCGAGCATGAATCTTGTTGGCATGAAGGATCTAGCTGTGCCCTCCACTACATCTACTGTTGTGCCAAAC GATATTTCAAGGATTACTCCAACAAACACTAATGTTCTTGATGTGGGTTCAGTCAGAATTCTCCCACCAACAACCGAACAAGTTTCCTTGAGGAGTCTCATAGATTCACAGTCAAGAGTACTAAGGCTCCTACCAGATACTCCTGAAAATGTTCCAACCAAACAAGAAATACTTGTACAAATTCAGTTATGGGAAAGGGCATTGTTGGAGAGTGCAGGGCCTACCTCAGATGAacag GTTCACCAATTTCAAAAGGAAGCTTCAGAGGATGACCTAAAATATTCTTTATTACATGGTTCCCAAGGCCTAGGACAACATTTGGTAGATCGAGGGGAGATTTTAGTGAGTGGTCATGAATTTGAG GAAGCTCAACAATTAAACTGA
- the LOC131040529 gene encoding beta-glucosidase 18-like, producing the protein MQFLSLRLFHLMSAIKGEANMSKVILVIMIMVATVLGEVEIDRSSFPPGFIFGTASSSYQVEGAYLEDGKGLNNWDVFTHTHPENIADGSNGDVADEQYHRYKEDIDLMSSLGVDSYRFSISWSRILPAGRGAVNVKGIKFYNNLIDTLLSKGIQPFVTLNHYDLPQQLEDSYGGWLSPHVVKDFEAFANICFAAFGDRVKYWATFNEPNIFVQGGYLTGTYPPSRCSWPFGNCTDGNSKTEPYIAAHNVILSHAAAVDVYRTKYQSKQGGSVGIVISSSWYEPLRNIPDDRAAVERLLAFDTAWFLDPIVYGDYPPEMRRMLGRRLPTFPREMSEKVKGSYDFIGINHYTTSYAKDCLFSLCYKIQYCPDALVYITGERDGVPIGEPTGMEGSFVVPYGMEKIVMYVKERYNNPVIIITENGYGQQNHPSAPLADALNDDRRVNQMESYLTYLAAAIRKGADVRGYYVWSILDNFEWLYGYTERFGLYYVDYATQKRIPKLSAKWYKNFLHKNHASQNIPQAKGRTNKMKQLFCDQAQAI; encoded by the exons ATGCAATTTTTAAGTTTGCGCTTGTTTCATCTAATGTCTGCCATTAAGGGAGAGGCAAATATGTCGAAAGTAATACTTGTGATTATGATAATGGTGGCTACAGTTTTGGGAGAAGTAGAGATTGATAGAAGCAGTTTTCCACCTGGATTTATCTTTGGAACGGCCTCTTCTTCCTATCAG GTGGAAGGTGCGTATCTGGAAGACGGAAAGGGTCTAAACAATTGGGATGTTTTTACGCACACTCATCCAG AAAATATTGCTGACGGAAGTAATGGGGATGTGGCTGATGAGCAGTATCATCGTTACAAG GAAGATATAGATTTGATGAGTTCCCTTGGGGTGGACTCCTATCGCTTCTCCATATCATGGTCTCGCATTCTTCCAG CTGGAAGAGGAGCTGTGAACGTCAAGGGAATTAAGTTTTATAACAATCTCATAGACACTCTACTGTCAAAGG GAATCCAACCATTTGTGACGTTGAATCATTATGATCTTCCACAGCAATTAGAGGATTCGTATGGAGGCTGGTTGAGTCCCCACGTAGT GAAGGATTTCGAAGCATTTGCAAACATTTGCTTTGCAGCATTCGGGGACAGAGTGAAATACTGGGCAACATTCAATGAGCCCAATATATTTGTCCAGGGCGGTTATCTTACAGGAACTTATCCCCCTTCTCGGTGTTCTTGGCCCTTCGGGAACTGTACCGATGGCAACTCAAAAACCGAACCCTACATTGCTGCTCATAATGTTATATTATCACATGCAGCAGCAGTTGATGTCTATAGAACCAAATATCAG AGCAAACAGGGAGGGTCTGTTGGTATAGTAATCTCGTCTTCATGGTATGAGCCTCTAAGAAATATACCAGATGACAGAGCTGCCgttgagagattgttggcattcgacACTGCCTG GTTTCTGGACCCAATTGTTTATGGGGATTATCCTCCTGAAATGCGCCGAATGTTAGGGAGGCGTCTCCCTACTTTCCCCAGAGAAATGTCAGAGAAAGTAAAGGGTTCATATGATTTTATCGGCATTAACCATTACACAACATCGTATGCCAAGGACTGCCTCTTCTCGCTGTGTTATAAAATACAGTATTGTCCAGATGCATTAGTCTATATAACTG GTGAGAGAGACGGAGTACCTATAGGCGAGCCG ACGGGCATGGAAGGATCTTTTGTTGTGCCATATGGAATGGAAAAAATTGTGATGTACGTCAAAGAAAGATACAACAATCCTGTAATTATTATCACGGAAAATG GTTATGGTCAACAAAATCATCCGTCAGCCCCATTGGCAGATGCTCTGAATGATGATCGAAGAGTCAACCAAATGGAAAGCTATCTGACCTATTTGGCAGCGGCCATAAG AAAAGGAGCAGACGTGAGAGGTTACTATGTATGGTCGATTCTGGACAATTTCGAATGGTTATACGGCTACACTGAACGCTTTGGTCTTTACTATGTTGATTACGCCACTCAGAAACGAATTCCAAAGCTATCTGCCAAGTGGTATAagaacttcctccacaaaaatcatgcaTCACAAAATATTCCACAAGCCAAGGGGCGAACCAACAAAATGAAACAACTCTTCTGTGATCAAGCACAAGCCATATAA